A region from the Benincasa hispida cultivar B227 chromosome 10, ASM972705v1, whole genome shotgun sequence genome encodes:
- the LOC120089021 gene encoding uncharacterized protein LOC120089021 — MAALSIDQIGGLLASFEVRPTLVEDVLREQLKDSDLQKLAEEAGKGLRMDYQLRADKVLIKKGRIYVPKDLALKQAILEEAHSSAYVRHPGNTKMYRTLKKSYWWPDQLAKLYVDRIVSQFGAPVSITDGQSKRTIHTLEDMLRACILQFKGSWDTHLSLIEFTSNNSYHLSIGIAPYEALYGRPCRTLICWDEVGERKLLGPKLVQQTDIR; from the exons atgGCAGCATTATCAATCGATCAAATAGGAGGATTACTAGCTTCATTTGAAGTACGTCCTACTCTCGTAGAAGATGTTCTACGTGAACAATTAAAGGATTCTGATCTTCaaaagttagctgaagaagcaGGTAAAGGATTGAGGATGGACTATCAATTAAGAGCGGACAAAGTGCTAATAAAAAAGGGTAGGATATATGTACCCAAGGACTTAGCACTTAAACAAGCCATTCTAGAGGAGGCACATAGTTCAGCCTATGTTAGGCATCCGGGAAATACGAAGATGTACAGGACATTAAAGAAATCGtactggtggcctg accaattagctaAGTTGTATGTGGATCGAATTGTGAGTCAGTTTGGAGCTCCAGTTTCAATT acggatggtcagTCTAAACGGACAATTCATACATTAGAAGACATGCTGAGAGCATGTATATTGCAATTTAAGGGcagttgggatacgcatctGTCGTTAATCGAATTTACGTCTAACAACAGTTACCATTTGAGTATCGGAATAGCACCGTATGAGGCACTGTACGGAAGACCATGTAGGACTCTGATATGTTGGGATGAAgtcggtgaaaggaaattactaggtccaAAACTTGTGCAACAGACAGACATCAGATAa